The following proteins are co-located in the Camelina sativa cultivar DH55 chromosome 12, Cs, whole genome shotgun sequence genome:
- the LOC104729917 gene encoding peroxidase 47-like, which translates to MLTRLKIDNNKMIKANIVSVILLMHAIVGFPFHARGLSMTYYMMNCPFAEQIVKNSVNNALRADPTLAAGLIRMLFHDCFIEGCDASILLDSTKDNTAEKDSPANLSLRGYEIIDDAKEKIEDRCPGVVSCADIIAMAARDAVFWAGGPYYDIPKGRFDGKRSKIEDTRNLPSPFLNASELIQTFGQRGFTPQDVVALSGAHTLGVARCSSFKARLTVPDSSMDSTFANSLSKTCSAGDNAEQPFDATRNDFDNAYFNALQRKSGVLFSDQTLFNTPRTRNIVNGYAFNQARFFFDFQQAMRKMSNLDVKLGSQGEIRQNCRSIN; encoded by the exons ATGTTAACAAGACTTAAGATAGACAATAATAAGATGATTAAGGCGAATATAGTGAGCGTGATTCTGTTGATGCATGCCATTGTTGGGTTTCCATTTCATGCGAGAGGCTTAAGTATGACTTACTACATGATGAACTGCCCTTTCGCCGAACAGATTGTGAAGAACAGTGTTAACAATGCTCTTCGAGCCGATCCAACATTAGCCGCAGGTCTTATCCGTATGTTGTTCCACGACTGTTTCATTGAG GGATGTGACGCGTCGATTCTGCTAGATTCAACAAAAGATAACACCGCGGAAAAGGATTCGCCTGCGAATCTGAGTCTACGTGGCTACGAGATCATAGATGATGCAAAAGAGAAAATCGAGGATAGATGTCCTGGAGTTGTATCTTGCGCAGATATTATTGCCATGGCGGCTAGAGATGCTGTCTTTTGG GCTGGTGGTCCATACTATGACATACCAAAAGGAAGATTTGATGGTAAAAGATCGAAGATAGAAGATACAAGAAATTTACCTTCACCTTTTCTCAATGCATCCGAACTCATTCAAACTTTTGGCCAACGTGGCTTCACTCCACAAGACGTTGTTGCTCTATCTG GAGCACATACCCTAGGAGTTGCACGATGCTCCTCCTTCAAGGCTAGACTTACCGTCCCAGACTCTTCAATGGACTCGACTTTTGCAAACAGTCTTTCCAAAACTTGTAGTGCGGGTGACAATGCAGAGCAACCCTTTGATGCGACCCGCAACGATTTCGACAATGCTTACTTCAATGCACTCCAGAGGAAATCAGGAGTCCTCTTTTCGGACCAAACCTTATTCAACACTCCAAGGACCAGGAATATCGTTAATGGCTATGCTTTTAACCAAGCAAggttcttctttgatttccaaCAGGCCATGCGCAAAATGAGCAATCTTGATGTTAAACTTGGCTCTCAAGGTGAAATCCGTCAAAATTGTCGGAGCATTAACTAG
- the LOC104729916 gene encoding BRASSINOSTEROID INSENSITIVE 1-associated receptor kinase 1 yields MERRLIPGFFWLILVLDLVLRAAGNAEGDALSALKNSLADPNKVLQSWDATLVTPCTWFHVTCNSDNSVTRVDLGNANLSGQLVMQLGQLPNLQYLELYSNNITGTIPEQLGSLTELVSLDLYLNNLSGPIPSTLGRLKKLRFLRLNNNSLSGEIPRSLTAVSTLQVLDLSNNPLTGDIPVNGSFSLFTPISFANTKLKPLPASPPPPISPTPPSPAGSNRITGAIAGGVAAGAALLFAVPAIALAWWRRKKPQDHFFDVPAEEDPEVHLGQLKRFSLRELQVASDNFSNKNILGRGGFGKVYKGRLADGTLVAVKRLKEERTQGGELQFQTEVEMISMAVHRNLLRLRGFCMTPTERLLVYPYMANGSVASCLRERPESQPPLDWPKRQRIALGSARGLAYLHDHCDPKIIHRDVKAANILLDEEFEAVVGDFGLAKLMDYKDTHVTTAVRGTIGHIAPEYLSTGKSSEKTDVFGYGVMLLELITGQRAFDLARLANDDDVMLLDWVKGLLKEKKLEALVDVDLQGNYIDEEVEQLIQVALLCTQSSPMERPKMSEVVRMLEGDGLAERWEEWQKEEMFRQDFNYPTHHPAVSGWIIGDSTSQIENEYPSGPR; encoded by the exons ATGGAACGAAGATTGATTCCTGGCTTCTTTTGgctgattttggttttggatttggttctCAGAGCTGCGGGCAACGCCGAAG GTGATGCTCTCAGTGCATTGAAAAACAGTTTAGCCGACCCTAACAAGGTGCTTCAAAGTTGGGATGCTACTCTTGTTACTCCATGTACATGGTTTCATGTTACTTGTAATAGTGACAATAGTGTTACACGTGT TGACCTTGGGAATGCGAATCTGTCTGGACAGCTCGTCATGCAACTTGGTCAGCTTCCAAACTTGCAGTACTT GGAGCTTTATAGCAATAACATTACTGGGACAATCCCTGAGCAGCTTGGAAGTTTGACGGAATTGGTGAGCTTGGATCTTTACTTGAACAATTTAAGCGGTCCTATCCCATCAACTCTCGGCCGGCTTAAGAAACTCCGTTTCTT GCGTCTCAATAACAATAGCTTATCTGGAGAGATCCCAAGGTCTTTGACTGCTGTCTCGACGCTGCAAGTTCT GGATCTTTCGAACAATCCTCTCACTGGAGATATTCCTGTTAACGGTTCCTTCTCACTTTTCACACCTATCAG TTTTGCCAACACCAAGTTGAAACCCCTTCCTGCATCTCCACCGCCTCCTATCTCCCCTACACCGCCATCACCTGCAG GGAGTAATAGAATTACTGGAGCAATTGCGGGAGGAGTTGCTGCTGGTGCTGCACTTCTATTTGCTGTTCCGGCCATTGCACTTGCTTGGTGGCGAAGGAAGAAACCACAGGACCACTTCTTTGATGTACCAG CTGAAGAGGACCCAGAGGTTCATTTAGGACAACTCAAGAGGTTTTCATTGCGTGAACTACAAGTTGCTTCAGATAATTTTAGCAACAAGAACATACTGGGTAGAGGTGGTTTTGGTAAAGTTTATAAAGGACGGCTAGCCGATGGTACTTTAGTGGCGGTTAAAAGGCTGAAAGAGGAGCGTACCCAAGGTGGTGAACTGCAGTTCCAAACTGAGGTTGAGATGATCAGTATGGCGGTTCATAGAAACTTGCTTCGGCTTCGTGGATTTTGCATGACTCCAACCGAAAGATTACTTGTTTATCCCTACATGGCGAATGGAAGTGTTGCCTCTTGTTTAAGAG AACGGCCTGAGTCCCAGCCACCACTTGATTGGCCAAAGAGACAGCGTATTGCGTTGGGATCAGCAAGGGGGCTTGCATATTTACATGATCATTGCGACCCAAAGATCATTCATCGAGATGTGAAAGCTGCAAATATATTGTTGGACGAAGAGTTTGAAGCAGTGGTTGGTGACTTTGGACTCGCAAAACTCATGGACTACAAAGACACACATGTGACAACTGCAGTGCGTGGTACAATTGGTCATATTGCCCCTGAGTATCTTTCTACAGGGAAATCATCAGAGAAAACAGATGTGTTCGGGTATGGAGTCATGCTTCTTGAGCTCATCACTGGACAAAGGGCTTTTGATCTTGCTCGCCTTGCGAATGACGATGATGTCATGCTACTAGACTGG GTGAAAGGGTTgttaaaagagaagaagttggAAGCACTAGTAGATGTTGATCTTCAGGGTAATTACATAGACGAAGAAGTGGAGCAACTAATCCAAGTGGCTCTGCTCTGCACTCAGAGTTCACCAATGGAAAGACCCAAAATGTCTGAAGTTGTAAGAATGCTTGAAGGAGATGGTTTAGCTGAGAGATGGGAAGAATGGCAAAAGGAGGAAATGTTCAGACAAGATTTCAACTACCCAACGCATCATCCAGCCGTGTCTGGCTGGATCATTGGCGATTCCACTTCCCAGATCGAAAACGAATACCCCTCGGGTCCAAGATAG
- the LOC104729919 gene encoding signal peptide peptidase-like 1: METLWTLLYLLEPAPATLIVTAVTVTFASAFRALNYGKEMERNRDFPEASITLDSSQALMIPVMSSCSLLLMFYLFSSVSQLLTAFTAIASVSSLFYWLSPYAVYIKTQLGLSDPFVSRCCSKSFTRIQGLLLVACAVTVVAWLISGHWVLNNLLGISICIAFVSHVRLPNIKICAMLLVCLFVYDIFWVFFSERFFGANVMVTVATQQASNPVHTVANSLNLPGLQLITKKLELPVKIVFPRNLLGGVVPGVSASDFMMLGLGDMAIPAMLLALILCFDHRKTRDVVNIFDLKSSKGHKYIWYALPGYAIGLVAALAAGVLTHSPQPALLYLVPSTLGPVIFMSWRRKDLAELWEGPASSNPTEKSHEIEI; encoded by the exons ATGGAGACTCTATGGACTCTTTTGTATCTTCTAGAACCTGCACCAGCCACCCTCATTGTCACAGCTGTCACTGTGACTTTTGCATCCGCTTTCCGTGCACTTAACTATGGCAAAGAAATGGAGAGAAATCGTGACTTCCCTGAAGCTTCCATTACTCTAGATAGCTCCCAGGCCTTGATGATCCCAGTAATGAGCTCTTGCAGTTTGCTTCTCATGTTCTATTTGTTCTCTTCTGTTTCTCAGCTCCTCACTGCGTTTACAGCCATTGCTTCTGTTTCATCTCTCTTCTATTGGTTATCGCCATATGCTGTATATATTAAGACGCAGCTTGGTCTGTCTGATCCCTTTGTCTCACGCTGCTGCTCGAAGTCGTTTACAAGAATCCAAGGATTGCTGCTTGTGGCTTGTGCTGTGACAGTTGTGGCATGGCTCATCTCTGGCCATTGGGTGCTGAACAATTTGCTTGGGATCTCCATTTGTATTGCGTTTGTCAGCCATGTTCGTCTGCCCAATATCAAAATATGTGCTATGCTTCTCGTGTGTCTCTTTGTATACGACATATTCTGGGTTTTCTTCTCTGAAAGATTCTTTGGTGCTAACGTTATGGTAACTGTGGCAACCCAGCAAGCATCAAACCCAGTTCACACTGTAGCTAACAGTTTGAATCTTCCTGGACTTCAATTGATCACTAAGAAACTGGAACTGCCAGTGAAAATTGTGTTTCCTCGGAACCTATTGGGAGGTGTAGTGCCCGGTGTGAGTGCCTCAGATTTCATGATGCTTGGTCTTGGTGACATG GCTATCCCCGCAATGCTTTTGGCTTTGATCCTCTGTTTTGACCATCGAAAAACCAGAGATGTGGTGAATATATTTGATCTAAAATCTTCCAAGGGACACAAATACATATGGTATGCACTTCCTGGATACGCCATTGGCTTGGTGGCGGCTCTAGCAGCAGGTGTATTGACCCATTCACCTCAACCAGCTCTACTTTATCTG GTACCATCGACATTAGGACCGGTGATCTTCATGTCTTGGCGGAGAAAGGATCTTGCGGAGCTGTGGGAAGGTCCTGCGTCATCCAATCCCACTGAGAAATCTCATGAAATAGAGATATGA
- the LOC104729920 gene encoding protein CYPRO4-like, with protein sequence MGAAHSHEDLEICSSDEEDEYEEYEEGREAEEEEDKFQDSKDDTLFISSSGGSKSPSSSLDDVEAKLKALKLKYPSTTQAPSSTQNSARLFRYINGNTPKAKWITAEKLTAYCFVKTDKKGDEDDDEDDDDVNGDVENEWWVLKIGSKIREKVSDEMQLKAYKDQRRVDFVAKAVWAMKFSSGEDFSSFVSSYNNCLFENNHGVEMNEANKAKIYGKDFIGWANPEAADDSMWEDADDILLQSPGGGSATTPARDTQDLTEAFEEATSEGIHSLALGALDNSFLVGDSGIQVFKNMRQGIQGKGVCVNFEPGYGRAHSSAPKKALLMRAETNMLLMSPMSQTPHSRGIHQLDIETGKVISEWKFEKDGVDISMSDITNDGKGAQLDPSASTFLGLDNNRLCRWDMRDRYGMVQDLATANTPVLNWAQGHQFSRGTNFQCFATTGDGSIVVGSLDGKIRLYSSNTMRQAKTAFPGLGAPVTHVDATFDGKWIVGTTDTYLIVICAVFTDKSGKTKTGFEGRMGNKIAAPRLLKLRPLDAHLAGADNKFRNAQFSWVTEDGKQERHVVATVGKFSVIWNFQQVKNGSHECYNDQEGLKKCYCYKIVLRNESIVDSRFMNDNFAISGSPEAPLVIATPMKVSSFSLSSKR encoded by the exons ATGGGAGCAGCTCACAGCCATGAAGATCTAGAGATCTGTTCCTCAGATGAGGAAGATGAGTATGAAGAATACGAAGAAGGCAGAGAAgccgaagaagaggaagacaagTTCCAAGACTCCAAGGACGATACGTTATTCATTTCTTCCTCCGGTGGCTCTaaatctccttcttcatcactaGACGACGTCGAGGCGAAACTCAAAGCCCTGAAACTGAAATACCCATCGACGACGCAAGCCCCTTCGTCTACCCAGAACTCAGCTCGCCTTTTCCGTTACATCAATGGGAACACACCCAAAGCCAAATGGATCACTGCTGAGAAATTAACTGCTTACTGTTTCGTTAAGACCGACAAAaaaggagatgaagatgatgatgaagacgacgacgatgtGAACGGAGATGTGGAAAACGAATGGTGGGTTTTGAAAATCGGAAGCAAGATCCGTGAAAAAGTCTCTGATGAGATGCAATTGAAAGCTTATAAAGATCAACGCCGTGTTGATTTCGTAGCTAAAGCTGTTTGGGCTATGAAATTCTCAAGCGGAGAAGACTTCTCATCATTTGTGAGCAGTTATAACAATTGCTTGTTTGAGAACAATCATGGAGTTGAGATGAATGAAGCCAATAAGGCAAAGATCTACGGGAAAGATTTCATTGGTTGGGCTAATCCTGAAGCTGCTGATGATTCAATGTGGGAAGATGCTGATGATATATTGCTTCAAAGTCCAGGAGGAGGATCTGCAACAACTCCGGCGAGAGATACACAGGATTTGACTGAAGCCTTTGAGGAAGCTACAAGTGAGGGTATACATAGCTTAGCTTTAGGTGCTTTGGATAATAGTTTTCTTGTTGGAGATTCTGGTATTCAGGTTTTTAAGAACATGAGGCAAGGGATTCAAGGGAAAGGTGTTTGTGTTAACTTTGAGCCTGGTTATGGTCGGGCTCATTCCTCTGCTCCCAAGAAGGCTCTTCTCATGAGAGCTGAGACTAATATGCTTCTCATGAGTCCTATGAGTCAAACGCCTCATTCACGAGGGATTCATCAGCTTGATATTGAGACTGGGAAGGTTATTTCTGAGTGGAAGTTTGAGAAAGATGGTGTGGATATCTCTATGAGTGATATTACTAATGATGGTAAAGGTGCTCAATTGGACCCGTCTGCGTCAACGTTTCTTGGTTTGGATAACAATAGGCTTTGCAGGTGGGATATGCGTGACCGGTATGGAATGGTACAGGATCTTGCTACTGCGAATACTCCTGTCTTGAATTGGGCTCAGGGGCATCAGTTTTCTAGAGGGACTAACTTCCAGTGCTTTGCGACTACTGGTGATGGCTCAATTGTTGTTGGCTCTCTTGATGGAAAGATTAGACTTTACTCTAGCAACACTATGAGGCAGGCAAAGACGGCTTTCCCTGGACTTGGTGCACCTGTTACTCATGTGGATGCTACATTTGATGGGAAATGGATAGTTGGTACAACTGACACATATTTGATTGTCATTTGTGCCGTTTTCACTGATAAAAGTGGCAAAACAAAGACCGGCTTTGAGGGCCGCATGGGAAATAAGATTGCCGCACCAAGGTTGCTTAAGTTGAGACCTCTTGATGCCCATTTAGCTGGAGCTGACAACAAGTTCCGCAATGCTCAGTTTTCTTGG gtcACGGAGGATGGGAAACAGGAGCGTCATGTGGTAGCAACTGTTGGAAAGTTCAGTGTGATATGGAACTTTCAGCAAGTGAAGAATGGATCTCATGAATGCTACAATGACCAGGAAGGGCTGAAGAAATGCTACTGCTACAAGATAGTCCTTCGAAATGAATCTATCGTCGACAGTCGCTTCATGAATGACAACTTCGCAATCTCTGGTTCACCTGAAGCGCCTTTGGTCATTGCAACTCCCATGAAGGTTAGCTCTTTCAGCTTGTCCAGCAAGCGGTGA
- the LOC104729921 gene encoding protein WEAK CHLOROPLAST MOVEMENT UNDER BLUE LIGHT-like 1: protein MEDLKTTEGVSPPEDSTGTSNVSDNGEIVRPDELQQPQAIPTILENNEAIQQSSQCEDSTENGKTYLDDTFLPSTLSNSQVEETQDSQTTHALVSPSVDIVLPRVNTTYGAERTTRNGLSPRSLSPRCIGSPRALLSPRFAGSTSPLSNGTPRSMDSYRDSIDTASPFESVKEAVSKFGGITDWKAHRMQVLERRKFVEQELDKIQDEIPEYKKKSEMVEMSKMQAVEELESTKRLIEELKLNLDKAETEERQAKQDSELAKMRVEEMEQGIADEASVAAKAQLEVAKARHTSAISELESVKEELQNIQNEYDALVKEKELAVKEAEEAVLASKEVEKKVEEHTIELIATKESLECAHSSHLEAEELKFGAAMLRDQETHRWEKELKQAEEELQRLKQHIVSTKELKVKLECASALLLDLKKELADHMESSQLKEETGSSVANSEILIQEKTNTDIQKAVASAKKELEEVNANVEKATSEVNCLKVASSSLRLEIEKEKSALDSIKQREGMASITVASLDAEIDITRSEIALVVSKEKEAREEMVELPKQLLQASQEADEAKSFAELAREELRKSQEEAEQAKAGASTMESRLIAAQKEIEAIKASERLALAAIKALQESESSARDNAVDSPRTVTLTIEEYYELSKRAHEDEEEANARVAAAVSELEEAKETEKRNLEKLDEVNKEMIERKETLAGAMDKAEKAKEGKLGVEQELRKWREEHEKKRKTGDNEVNIEKSHESSIEGSKEKEAETNESNRTETDPVPQATPGKKKKKLFPRFFMFLMKKKSHK, encoded by the exons ATGGAGGATTTAAAGACAACAGAAGGAGTATCTCCTCCAGAAGATTCTACTGGGACCTCAAATGTTAGTGATAATGGTGAAATTGTAAGGCCTGATGAGTTGCAGCAACCTCAAGCAATACCAACAATACTCGAAAACAATGAAGCTATTCAACAATCATCTCAATGTGAAGATTCAACAGAAAATGGGAAAACTTATCTGGATGACACTTTTTTACCCTCAACTTTATCAAACTCTCAAGTAGAAGAAACACAAGATTCTCAAACTACTCATGCTCTTGTTTCTCCGTCTGTTGATATTGTTCTGCCTCGCGTAAACACCACGTATGGAGCAGAGCGCACAACAAGAAATGGATTGTCTCCAAGATCTCTGTCCCCAAGATGCATTGGATCTCCAAGAGCACTCCTGTCTCCGAGGTTTGCAGGATCAACATCACCACTGAGCAATGGAACACCAAGAAGTATGGATTCTTATAGAGACTCAATTGATACAGCATCACCTTTTGAATCTGTTAAAGAAGCCGTCTCAAAATTTGGCGGGATTACTGATTGGAAAGCACATAGAATGCAAGTATTAGAG CGACGCAAGTTTGTGGAACAAGAGCTCGACAAGATCCAGGACGAGATTCCTgaatacaaaaagaaatcagaGATGGTCGAGATGTCAAAAATGCAAGCGGTTGAAGAGCTAGAGAGCACAAAGAGACTCATAGAAGAGTTGAAGCTTAATCTTGACAAAGCAGAAACAGAAGAACGACAGGCAAAGCAGGACTCTGAGCTTGCCAAGATGAGAGTTGAAGAGATGGAACAAGGAATTGCTGATGAAGCTAGTGTTGCAGCTAAAGCACAGCTTGAAGTGGCTAAGGCAAGACATACATCCGCAATTTCAGAATTGGAATCTGTCAAGGAAGAGctacaaaatattcaaaacgaGTATGATGCtttggtaaaagaaaaagagttggCTGTGAAGGAAGCCGAAGAAGCGGTTCTTGCTTCTAAAGAAGTTGAGAAGAAAGTTGAAGAACACACTATAGAGTTGATAGCTACAAAGGAATCACTGGAATGTGCGCATTCTTCTCATTTGGAGGCGGAAGAACTCAAGTTTGGAGCAGCCATGTTGCGTGATCAGGAGACTCATCGGTGGGAGAAAGAGCTAAAACAAGCAGAAGAGGAACTCCAAAGACTTAAGCAGCATATAGTTTCTACAAAGGAACTTAAAGTGAAACTTGAATGTGCTTCAGCCTTGCTGCTTGATTTGAAGAAAGAATTGGCAGATCATATGGAATCATCCCAGTTGAAGGAGGAAACAGGTTCCTCCGTAGCAAACAGTGAGATTTTAATACAGGAAAAAACCAATACAGATATACAAAAGGCTGTTGCTTCTGCAAAGAAGGAACTTGAAGAAGTGAATGCAAATGTAGAGAAAGCAACTTCTGAAGTGAATTGCTTAAAGGTAGCATCCTCTTCCTTGAGATTGGAaattgagaaagagaaatcaGCACTTGACTCAATCAAACAAAGAGAAGGGATGGCATCAATAACGGTTGCTTCACTAGATGCTGAGATAGACATAACGAGGTCCGAAATAGCTTTGGTTGTGTCCAAGGAAAAAGAAGCCAGAGAAGAAATGGTTGAGCTACCAAAGCAACTGCTACAAGCAAGTCAAGAGGCTGATGAAGCGAAATCATTCGCTGAACTTGCTCGTGAAGAGCTAAGAAAGTCtcaagaagaagcagagcaagCAAAGGCTGGAGCAAGTACAATGGAAAGCAGATTAATTGCAGCGCAGAAAGAAATTGAGGCTATTAAAGCTTCAGAGAGGCTGGCTTTAGCTGCCATCAAGGCCTTGCAAGAGAGTGAATCTAGTGCAAGGGACAATGCTGTTGATTCTCCGAGAACCGTTACACTGACAATAGAGGAGTACTATGAGCTTAGCAAGCGTGCtcatgaggatgaagaagaagccaacGCAAGAGTTGCAGCAGCGGTTTCTGAGTTGgaggaagcaaaagaaacagaaaagagaaaCTTGGAGAAGTTGGATGAAGTAAACAAAGAGATGATTGAAAGAAAGGAAACACTTGCAGGAGCAATGGACAAGGCTGAGAAGGCTAAAGAAGGGAAGTTGGGTGTAGAACAAGAGCTGAGAAAATGGAGGGAAGAAcatgaaaaaaagagaaagactgGCGATAATGAAGTGAACATAGAAAAAAGTCACGAAAGTAGCATTGAAGGGTCCAAGGAGAAAGAAGCTGAGACTAATGAGTCAAACAGAACAGAAACAGATCCAGTCCCACAAGCTACTcctggaaagaaaaagaagaaacttttcccaagattttttatgttcttgatgaagaagaagtcacaTAAGTGA
- the LOC104729915 gene encoding probable polygalacturonase, producing MESEKKPTTVLSAITRPSWAFLLLVFTVLAILSLQFSSNSFLPLWIPTSSQYDPVSCSGFFNHDPSPNRIVMSITDFGGVGDGKTSNTAAFRRAVGHLAGFAAEGGVQLNVPKGTWLSGSFNLTSNFTLFLEHGAVILGSKDIDEWPIIEPLPSYGRGRERPGGRHISLIHGDNLTNVVITGENGTIDGQGKMWWELWWNRTLVHTRGHLIELKNSHNILISNLTLLNSPFWTVHPVYCSNVVIRNMTILAPMNAPNTDGIDPDSSTNVCIEDCYIQSGDDLVAVKSGWDQYGMAVARPSSNIVIRRISGTTRTCSGVGIGSEMSGGIFNITVEDIHVWDSAAGLRIKTDKGRGGYISNITFNNVLLEKVKVPIRFSSGSNDHSDDKWDPKALPRVKGIYISNVVSLNSRKAPMLLGVEGTSFQDICLRNVTLLGLPQTEKWKCKDVSGYASGVFPLSCPQLLQKKGSVSQCVHR from the exons atggAATCGGAGAAGAAGCCCACCACGGTATTGAGCGCAATTACAAGACCATCGTGGGCGTTTCTTCTCCTTGTTTTCACCGTCTTAGccattctctctctccaatTCTCTTCCAATTCTTTCTTACCTCTCTGGATCCCGACTTCTTCTCAATATGACCCGGTTTCCTGCTCCGGGTTTTTTAACCACGACCCGTCTCCCAACCGGATCGTCATGTCGATCACCGATTTCGGCGGCGTCGGAGATGGTAAAACGTCGAACACGGCTGCTTTCCGTCGCGCCGTTGGGCACCTTGCAGGTTTTGCGGCGGAGGGTGGTGTCCAGCTCAATGTCCCAAAAGGCACGTGGCTCTCTGGAAGCTTCAACCTTACTAGCAATTTCACGCTCTTTCTCGAACACGGCGCTGTGATTTTGGGATCCAAG GACATAGACGAATGGCCAATAATAGAGCCATTGCCTTCTTAtggaagagggagagagagaccTGGTGGTAGACACATTAGCCTCATTCATGGAGATAATCTCACAAATGTTGTCATTACAG GAGAAAATGGGACAATAGATGGACAGGGGAAAATGTGGTGGGAGTTATGGTGGAACAGAACATTGGTGCATACAAGAGGCCATCTTATTGAACTCAAGAACTCTCATAACATACTCATCTCTAACCTCACTTTGCTCAATTCTCCTTTCTGGACAGTCCATCCTGTTTATTGCAG TAATGTTGTTATTAGAAATATGACTATCCTTGCTCCGATGAATGCTCCTAACACCGATGGTATAGATCCAG ACTCTAGCACCAATGTCTGCATTGAGGACTGTTACATTCAAAGTGGTGATGACCTTGTAGCTGTAAAGAGCGGTTGGGACCAGTATGGAATGGCTGTGGCACGTCCAAGTTCAAACATTGTAATCCGAAGGATCTCTGGTACTACTCGCACATGTTCAGGAGTTGGAATAGGAAGTGAGATGTCTGGTGGGATTTTTAACATAACCGTCGAAGATATACACGTTTGGGATTCTGCAGCTGGGCTCCGTATAAAAACAGATAAAGGAAGAGGCGGGTACATTTCGAACATCACCTTTAATAATGTGTTATTGGAGAAAGTAAAAGTTCCAATCAGATTCAGTAGTGGTTCAAACGATCACTCGGACGACAAATGGGATCCGAAAGCTCTTCCTAGAGTAAAAGGGATTTATATTAGCAATGTTGTGAGTCTGAATTCAAGAAAGGCCCCAATGTTGCTAGGTGTTGAAGGCACGTCGTTTCAAGACATATGTTTGAGAAATGTTACGCTTCTCGGGTTACCGCAGACCGAGAAATGGAAATGCAAAGATGTTTCAGGCTACGCTAGTGGCGTATTTCCTCTGTCATGTCCACAGTTGTTGCAAAAGAAAGGTTCAGTATCTCAGTGTGTTCatagatga
- the LOC104729925 gene encoding uncharacterized protein LOC104729925 (The sequence of the model RefSeq protein was modified relative to this genomic sequence to represent the inferred CDS: added 42 bases not found in genome assembly) — MARGGGEWITTGGGGGGAGVLSFKRITLLVCFFNILIALFVLRFLYSSSLHIYSNNDYVVKYTADEIRKMEESIRIRRSKEPTELVQLVKKLKHEVAVAQSNTELSPNVKHKLVDEILQRLKSLEEQSNVTQLRETVEMWRSEKLKEVKELIQEQNGVNSTLVLEEAGMLVRALEMEWDVLSEEIGFWLPAEVINEEHDDKPEGEEEPEEILAGRPVPAVCNAELHTDYGGAAVRWGLTHHKESAADCCQACLDQARRAKPGETRCNIWVYCPSEFGCFSPDIYEHKHQECWLKYAEKPKQNFKDRYSETYRNNHPKAPSIVPWVSGVVTAA, encoded by the exons ATGGCGAGGGGAGGAGGAGAATGGATCAccaccggaggaggaggaggaggagctggaGTTCTCTCTTTCAAAAGAATCACTCTACTCGTTTGCTTTTTCAACATTCTCATCGCTCTCTTTGTTCTTCgctttctctattcttcttctctccacaTCTATTCCAATAACGATTATG TTGTTAAGTACACAGCAGATGAGATTAGGAAAATGGAGGAATCTATTCGGATTCGAAGATCAAAAGAACCTACCGAGCTTGTTCAATTG GTGAAGAAGCTGAAACATGAGGTCGCCGTTGCACAATCAAATACTGAACTGTCTCCTAATGTTAAACACAAACTAGTTGATGAGATCCTGCAGCGTTTGAAAAGCTTAGAGGAGCAGTCGAATGTTACCCAGCTCAGAG AAACTGTAGAAATGTGGCGCAGTGAGAAGTTGAAGGAAGTTAAAGAGCTGATTCAAG GGATGCTTGTAAGAGCTTTGGAGATGGAGTGGGATGTGCTGTCTGAAGAGATCGGTTTCTGGTTACCTGCTGAGGTTATAAATGAAGAACACGATGATAAACCTGAAGGAGAGGAAGAGCCTG AGGAGATATTAGCAGGCAGACCAGTGCCAGCTGTATGTAATGCAGAGCTTCACACAGATTATGGTGGTGCTGCAGTGAGATGGGGACTTACACATCATAAAGAGAGTGCAGCTGATTGTTGCCAGGCTTGCTTAGACCAGGCAAGACGTGCGAAACCTGGAGAAACAAGATGCAATATTTGGGTTTATTGCCCATCTGAGTTTGGTTGCTTCTCTCCAGATATTTATGAGCATAAACATCAGGAATGTTGGCTTAAATAC GCAGAGAAGCCAAAACAGAATTTTAAAGACAGATATTCTGAGACATACAGAAACAACCACCCAAAAGCGCCTTCTATAGTTCCATGGGTATCAGGTGTTGTAACGGCTGCTTGA